A window of Halobellus sp. LT62 contains these coding sequences:
- a CDS encoding DUF5798 family protein, whose translation MGLGSTAKKLQKVTDMAEDVYTRLNDLRDQVVQMRETTQETSDRVERLERESAEMRAVLEALAEQEDIDVESVTADAHITEAESGGDEQNGQNDGDRSSAGGTSDDSGGSGNSDDSNGGHNSNDGSQ comes from the coding sequence ATGGGACTCGGAAGCACGGCGAAAAAGCTCCAGAAAGTGACCGATATGGCCGAGGACGTGTACACGCGGCTGAACGATCTCCGCGATCAGGTCGTTCAGATGCGTGAAACGACCCAAGAGACGAGCGACCGCGTCGAGCGCCTCGAACGCGAGAGCGCCGAGATGCGGGCGGTCCTCGAAGCCCTCGCCGAGCAAGAGGACATCGACGTCGAGAGCGTCACGGCCGACGCGCACATCACCGAAGCGGAGTCGGGAGGAGACGAGCAGAACGGACAGAACGACGGGGACCGTTCCTCGGCTGGTGGAACCAGCGACGACAGCGGCGGTAGCGGGAACAGCGACGACAGCAACGGCGGCCACAACAGCAACGACGGCTCACAGTAA
- a CDS encoding CoA-binding protein, with protein sequence MPITDDDGLRSVLNAETVAVVGCSTTPGKAAHDIPAYLQRNGYRIVPVNPFADEILGETAYDALADVPGDVEIDIVDVFRPSEEAGGVVDAAIERHESVGDVRAVWLQLGITDDDAGERAAEAGLDFVQDKCMKVEHARLAE encoded by the coding sequence ATGCCAATCACTGACGACGACGGACTCAGATCCGTACTGAACGCAGAAACGGTGGCCGTGGTCGGCTGTTCGACGACGCCCGGAAAGGCGGCTCACGACATTCCGGCGTATCTTCAGCGTAACGGCTATCGAATCGTCCCGGTGAACCCCTTCGCCGACGAGATCCTCGGGGAGACCGCCTACGACGCGCTGGCCGACGTTCCCGGGGACGTCGAGATCGATATAGTCGACGTGTTCCGTCCGAGCGAGGAAGCCGGAGGAGTCGTCGACGCGGCGATCGAACGCCACGAGTCAGTGGGCGACGTTCGAGCCGTGTGGCTCCAACTCGGAATCACCGACGACGACGCGGGCGAGCGGGCCGCAGAAGCCGGACTCGATTTCGTCCAAGACAAGTGTATGAAAGTCGAACACGCCCGGCTGGCCGAGTAG
- a CDS encoding PLDc N-terminal domain-containing protein, whose translation MPSSVLLQGAVGAVGVLIGILFLLVGIAMIVWTYSDAKTNSSHPAFLWALVVFFAPILGILLYVLLGRNAR comes from the coding sequence ATGCCCTCCAGTGTACTGCTTCAAGGTGCTGTCGGTGCGGTCGGCGTGTTGATCGGAATCCTCTTTTTACTCGTCGGGATCGCGATGATCGTGTGGACGTACTCCGATGCGAAAACGAACAGCTCCCATCCGGCGTTCCTCTGGGCGCTCGTCGTCTTTTTCGCCCCGATTTTGGGAATCCTCCTGTACGTTCTGCTCGGTCGCAACGCCCGGTAA
- a CDS encoding RAD55 family ATPase → MYDLGPDLDAEVPPGTNILVSGPPLTGKRSLCLDVLASGTESGEGAIIVTTKDGADRVLDDFGKRISYEDRPVAVIDCVTRQQGVGDVRDDERIKYASSPVDMTGIGIKLSEILQSFYQDQGIERNRVMLHSLSTLLMYADLQTVFRFLHVFTGRIQSVKGLGVFAIDASAHDDQTMNTLKQLFDGIVTTSEDGEPTVRLAND, encoded by the coding sequence ATGTATGACCTCGGCCCGGACCTCGACGCAGAGGTCCCTCCCGGAACGAACATTTTGGTTAGCGGCCCGCCCCTGACGGGAAAGCGCTCGCTCTGTCTGGACGTCCTCGCCTCGGGGACCGAGAGCGGCGAGGGCGCGATCATCGTCACCACGAAGGACGGTGCCGACCGCGTGCTTGACGACTTCGGGAAGCGCATCTCTTATGAAGACCGGCCGGTGGCTGTCATCGACTGCGTCACGCGCCAGCAGGGCGTCGGCGACGTCCGCGACGACGAGCGGATCAAGTACGCCTCCTCGCCGGTCGACATGACGGGCATCGGGATCAAGCTCTCGGAGATCTTACAGTCCTTCTACCAAGACCAAGGCATCGAGCGCAACCGCGTGATGTTGCACTCGCTGTCGACGCTTCTGATGTACGCCGATCTACAGACAGTGTTCCGATTCCTCCACGTGTTCACCGGCCGGATTCAGAGCGTCAAGGGCCTCGGCGTCTTCGCGATCGACGCCAGCGCGCACGACGACCAGACGATGAACACGCTGAAGCAGCTGTTCGACGGCATCGTGACGACCAGCGAGGACGGCGAGCCGACCGTTCGACTCGCGAACGACTGA
- a CDS encoding geranylgeranylglycerol-phosphate geranylgeranyltransferase has translation MESDGSTAPETLRGLLDLTRLGNAVAAGVLTFTGAFVAAGLDSSVVAVVASVAATVFATAAGNAVNDYFDRDIDRINRPDRPIPRGAVSARGALAFSVALFLSAVVAALALPPVAIAIAVVNLLALVAYTELFKGLPGVGNVVVAYLTGSTFLFGAASVGQLTDSAALVLFALAALATLTREIVKDVEDLAGDREEGLRTLPIVAGEGVALRLGAAVMAVAVAASAAPYLLDVFGVVYLAIVIPADALMLSAVRRSFSDPSTAQRRLKRGMFLATAAFVIGRAVDVVAVV, from the coding sequence ATGGAATCAGACGGATCGACGGCCCCCGAAACGCTCCGCGGCCTCCTCGATCTCACGCGCCTCGGCAACGCCGTCGCCGCGGGGGTGCTCACCTTCACCGGCGCGTTCGTCGCCGCGGGTCTCGATTCGAGCGTCGTCGCCGTCGTCGCCAGCGTGGCCGCGACGGTCTTCGCGACCGCCGCGGGCAACGCGGTCAACGACTACTTCGACCGCGACATCGACCGGATCAACCGGCCGGATCGACCGATCCCCCGCGGAGCCGTCAGCGCCCGCGGCGCGCTCGCGTTCAGCGTCGCGCTGTTCCTCAGCGCGGTGGTCGCCGCGCTGGCGCTGCCGCCCGTCGCGATTGCGATCGCCGTGGTGAACCTGCTCGCGCTGGTCGCCTACACGGAGTTGTTCAAGGGACTACCGGGCGTCGGCAACGTCGTCGTCGCGTACCTGACGGGGTCGACGTTCCTCTTCGGGGCCGCATCGGTGGGGCAGCTCACCGACTCCGCGGCGCTCGTGCTCTTCGCGCTCGCGGCGTTGGCGACGCTGACACGCGAGATCGTCAAGGACGTCGAGGATCTCGCGGGCGACCGCGAGGAGGGACTCAGGACGCTCCCGATCGTCGCCGGCGAGGGAGTCGCCCTGCGACTCGGCGCGGCGGTGATGGCCGTCGCCGTCGCGGCGAGCGCCGCGCCGTATCTACTGGACGTCTTCGGTGTGGTCTATCTCGCGATCGTGATCCCCGCGGACGCGTTAATGCTGTCGGCGGTTCGGCGGTCCTTTTCGGACCCGTCGACGGCCCAGCGGCGGCTGAAGCGAGGGATGTTCCTCGCGACCGCCGCCTTCGTCATCGGCCGCGCGGTCGACGTCGTTGCGGTCGTATAA
- a CDS encoding YccF domain-containing protein, giving the protein MSDPTTTQNGSGATDRSEGVNVSVERHENSPSIAVRAAYFLLIGWWASGIWLSVAWFLVVTIIGMPIGIKMINLVPKIVSLKERRIETTLTESASGDVTITESGSEQHSLVVRAVYFLLVGWWLSGVWMSLAWVASVTIVGLPVAVWMYDRLPYVVSLYKY; this is encoded by the coding sequence ATGAGCGATCCGACCACAACACAGAACGGTTCAGGCGCGACAGATCGGAGCGAGGGGGTCAACGTATCCGTCGAGCGACACGAGAACTCCCCCAGTATCGCGGTCCGCGCCGCGTACTTCCTCTTGATCGGCTGGTGGGCGAGCGGGATCTGGCTGAGCGTCGCGTGGTTCCTCGTCGTCACGATCATCGGGATGCCGATCGGGATCAAGATGATCAATCTCGTGCCGAAAATCGTCTCGCTGAAAGAGCGGCGGATCGAGACGACACTCACCGAGAGCGCGTCCGGTGACGTCACGATCACCGAATCCGGGAGCGAGCAGCACTCGCTCGTCGTCCGCGCGGTGTACTTCCTCCTCGTCGGCTGGTGGCTCAGCGGCGTCTGGATGTCGCTCGCGTGGGTCGCGAGCGTCACGATCGTCGGCCTGCCGGTCGCCGTCTGGATGTACGACCGCCTGCCGTACGTCGTCTCCCTGTACAAGTACTGA
- a CDS encoding class I SAM-dependent methyltransferase, translating into MRVPCVRVPTSEGEETRTALAERDLVDQTHEITVESGALYIPVVDRTAVESEYEVVERDAPTRNTQTTPAEVLGFEPSYERLGDVVILDEDDPERARRIADAVVESDLRARTVVNRASKVKGELRVREWDVLVGESTETVHREYGYEFALDIASVYFSPRLATERHRVISQVEAGERVIDMFAGVGPFAVPMAGRGAEVVGCDLNPVAVEYLRENARRNGVGDRVTAIHGDVRDLAEEYAGWADRLVMNLPHSVGDFLDAAVELASEECVLHYYDIQHEDDPFGPGERAIREAVAAAGDDYDVDVETERVVRSYAPHEYNVCLDVRLTAR; encoded by the coding sequence ATGCGCGTTCCCTGCGTCCGCGTGCCGACCAGCGAGGGGGAGGAGACCCGCACGGCGCTGGCCGAGCGCGACCTCGTCGATCAGACCCACGAGATCACGGTCGAGTCCGGAGCGCTGTACATCCCGGTCGTCGACCGGACGGCCGTCGAATCGGAGTACGAGGTCGTCGAACGCGACGCCCCGACCCGGAACACGCAGACGACGCCGGCCGAAGTCCTCGGTTTCGAGCCCTCCTACGAGCGCCTCGGCGACGTCGTCATCCTCGACGAGGACGACCCCGAACGGGCGCGTCGGATCGCCGACGCCGTCGTCGAATCGGACCTCCGCGCGCGGACGGTTGTCAACCGCGCGTCGAAAGTGAAGGGCGAACTCCGGGTCCGCGAGTGGGACGTGCTCGTCGGCGAGTCGACCGAGACCGTCCACCGAGAATACGGCTACGAGTTCGCGCTCGACATCGCGTCGGTGTACTTCTCGCCGCGGCTCGCCACCGAGCGCCACCGCGTGATCTCGCAGGTCGAGGCCGGCGAGCGGGTGATCGATATGTTCGCCGGCGTCGGGCCGTTCGCGGTCCCGATGGCCGGCCGGGGTGCGGAGGTCGTCGGCTGCGATCTCAACCCCGTCGCCGTCGAGTACCTCCGGGAGAACGCGCGTCGCAACGGCGTCGGAGACCGAGTGACCGCGATCCACGGTGACGTCCGCGACCTCGCGGAGGAGTACGCGGGCTGGGCGGACCGGCTGGTGATGAACCTCCCGCACAGCGTCGGCGACTTCCTCGACGCGGCGGTCGAACTCGCGAGCGAGGAGTGCGTGCTTCACTACTACGACATCCAGCACGAGGACGACCCGTTCGGCCCCGGTGAGCGGGCCATCCGCGAGGCCGTCGCGGCCGCGGGGGACGACTACGATGTCGACGTCGAGACCGAGCGCGTCGTGCGATCGTACGCCCCGCACGAGTACAACGTCTGTCTCGACGTCCGTCTGACCGCACGCTGA
- a CDS encoding universal stress protein, which produces MSHSIGDELRRILVPIDGSDGASAALDHAISVAAATDAEILLLAVVDPYGLSSVTERKEVEAELEGVVTDAAARVQDAGVAVSTAVEAGFPHEEILDAVEDHAVDLIAMGTHGRSGLQRYVVGSVAEKVVRLSPIPVLTVRVGATGERPYRDLVIPTDGSDAAVPAERWGINLAEEFGADVHALSVVPEMPVRSSETRAAYEEVAQSAVDRVAARGSEFGVEIAEAIEHGVPHRAIIDHCEAVDADLVVLGTHGRTGVERFVLGSVAEKVVRLSETPVLVVPSE; this is translated from the coding sequence ATGAGCCACTCTATCGGAGACGAACTCCGACGCATTCTCGTTCCGATCGACGGGAGCGACGGCGCGTCGGCCGCGCTCGACCACGCGATCAGCGTCGCGGCGGCCACCGACGCCGAGATCCTGCTCTTGGCGGTCGTCGATCCCTACGGACTGTCGAGCGTCACGGAGCGCAAGGAGGTCGAAGCGGAACTCGAAGGGGTCGTCACCGACGCGGCGGCGCGAGTGCAGGACGCGGGCGTCGCCGTGAGCACCGCCGTCGAAGCGGGCTTCCCGCACGAGGAGATCCTCGACGCGGTCGAAGATCACGCGGTCGACCTGATCGCGATGGGAACGCACGGGCGCAGCGGGCTCCAGCGGTACGTCGTCGGCAGCGTCGCCGAGAAGGTCGTTCGCCTCTCGCCGATCCCCGTGCTCACCGTACGAGTCGGTGCGACGGGCGAACGGCCCTACCGCGACCTCGTCATTCCGACGGACGGGAGCGACGCCGCGGTGCCCGCCGAACGCTGGGGAATCAATCTCGCCGAGGAGTTCGGGGCCGACGTCCACGCCCTATCGGTCGTTCCGGAGATGCCCGTCCGGTCCAGCGAGACGCGGGCCGCCTACGAGGAGGTCGCGCAATCGGCGGTCGACCGCGTCGCGGCGCGGGGATCGGAGTTCGGCGTCGAGATCGCCGAGGCGATCGAACACGGCGTCCCGCACCGCGCGATCATCGATCACTGCGAGGCGGTCGACGCCGACCTCGTCGTGCTCGGGACCCACGGTCGGACGGGCGTTGAGCGGTTCGTCCTCGGGAGCGTCGCCGAGAAGGTCGTCCGCCTCTCGGAGACGCCGGTGCTCGTCGTGCCGTCGGAGTGA
- a CDS encoding heavy metal translocating P-type ATPase metal-binding domain-containing protein translates to MTVENNGRPDRDSSRRAERNDCTHCGLPTPTPPITAADVEGSYCCRGCLAVARALESVGDETSHASE, encoded by the coding sequence ATGACCGTCGAGAACAACGGACGACCCGACCGCGATTCATCCCGTCGAGCGGAACGCAACGACTGTACGCACTGTGGGTTGCCGACGCCGACGCCGCCCATCACCGCGGCGGACGTCGAGGGCTCGTACTGCTGTCGGGGGTGTCTGGCGGTCGCCCGCGCGCTCGAATCCGTCGGCGACGAGACGAGTCACGCATCGGAATAG
- a CDS encoding sulfite exporter TauE/SafE family protein, whose amino-acid sequence MDAVGPSNVEIGVFLLIGALGGAHCLGMCGPLVSVYADRLRATEDGRGVSLRQLRQHALFNLGRAGGYAIVGAVLAVVGAFALAAVDTVISVGNGVRGTMGILIGTLIITSGASYLWRGTGGRIRLPGRISVVFTRVSTALTARVDALVGDVRIVGLGFGHAFLPCPITFPAYLYAFAIADPIRAAALLSLLGLGTIPTLFVYGLALGSLSVGRRRTVHRVLGVAFLLLGYLPLAHGLMLLGIHLPHPTVPIYQPLG is encoded by the coding sequence ATGGACGCAGTCGGACCCTCGAACGTCGAGATCGGCGTCTTTCTCCTCATCGGGGCACTCGGCGGCGCGCACTGCCTCGGGATGTGTGGTCCGCTCGTGAGCGTCTACGCCGACAGGCTCAGAGCGACTGAGGACGGCCGAGGGGTGTCGCTTCGGCAACTCAGACAGCACGCGCTGTTCAATCTCGGCCGGGCCGGCGGCTACGCGATTGTCGGGGCCGTGCTCGCCGTCGTGGGGGCGTTCGCGCTCGCCGCGGTCGACACCGTCATCTCCGTCGGCAACGGTGTCAGAGGAACGATGGGCATCCTGATCGGCACGCTGATCATCACGTCCGGCGCGTCGTACCTGTGGCGCGGCACCGGGGGCAGAATCAGGTTGCCGGGCCGAATTTCGGTGGTCTTCACGAGGGTAAGCACCGCGCTCACGGCCCGCGTGGACGCGCTCGTCGGCGACGTCCGGATCGTCGGACTCGGATTCGGACACGCGTTTCTCCCCTGTCCGATCACCTTCCCGGCCTACCTGTACGCGTTCGCGATCGCCGATCCGATCCGGGCGGCGGCGCTGCTCTCGCTTCTCGGTCTGGGCACGATTCCGACGCTTTTCGTCTACGGGTTGGCGCTCGGGTCGCTGTCGGTAGGGCGTCGACGGACGGTCCATCGGGTCTTGGGTGTCGCCTTCCTGCTCTTGGGATATTTACCGCTGGCGCACGGACTGATGCTCCTCGGGATCCACCTCCCCCATCCGACCGTACCGATCTACCAACCGCTCGGCTAG
- a CDS encoding halocyanin domain-containing protein, giving the protein MARISLTRRTLLGGTAALTLGLAGCSGGSGDSGGDTDETDGSDDESGDSSDSGNGSGSGDSGSPPSFDGYLDGTSNYDGVVDRTGDDEVTVTVGAEANGGNFGYGPAAVRVSTGTTVVWEWNGRGSVHNVAAEDGSFESEQVQEAGHTFSQTFEEVGTIKYYCTPHEAVGMKGVVVVEE; this is encoded by the coding sequence ATGGCACGAATCAGTCTCACCCGTCGGACGCTCCTCGGCGGCACCGCCGCGCTCACTCTCGGTCTCGCCGGCTGCTCGGGCGGTTCCGGCGACTCCGGAGGCGACACCGACGAAACGGACGGGTCTGACGACGAGTCCGGAGACAGCAGCGATTCCGGAAACGGCAGCGGTTCCGGCGATAGCGGCTCGCCGCCCTCGTTCGACGGCTACCTCGACGGTACCTCGAACTACGACGGGGTCGTCGATCGCACCGGCGACGACGAGGTGACCGTCACGGTCGGCGCGGAGGCCAACGGCGGCAACTTCGGGTACGGCCCCGCCGCGGTCCGGGTCTCCACCGGAACGACGGTCGTCTGGGAGTGGAACGGTCGCGGCAGCGTTCACAACGTGGCCGCCGAGGACGGTTCCTTCGAGTCCGAACAGGTGCAGGAGGCCGGACACACCTTCTCGCAGACGTTCGAGGAGGTGGGAACGATCAAGTACTACTGCACGCCGCACGAGGCGGTGGGAATGAAGGGCGTCGTGGTGGTCGAGGAATAG
- a CDS encoding transcription initiation factor IIB has translation MSDALHTRTRERTERRRTWRDHDAENETTNDADEHEEREEQSAEDETLRCPECGSTDLQTNDERGETVCGDCGLVVDEDSIDRGPEWRAFDSAERDKKSRVGAPTTNLMHDKGLSTNIGWQNKDAYGNSLSSTQRQKMQRLRTWNERFRTRDSKERNLKQALGEIDRMASALGLPDNVRETASVIYRRALDEDLLPGRSIEGIATASLHAAARMAQVPRSIDEVARVSRVEEDEFERAYRYVVRELSLEIQPADPTEYVPRFASDLEIPKETERTARELLENAKQKNVHSGKSPVGLAAAALYAAAQLTNVELTQADVSDVTDISEVTIRNRYQELLEAWETPRGGRQRAAEA, from the coding sequence ATGAGTGACGCCCTTCACACTCGCACACGAGAGCGCACCGAGCGACGACGAACGTGGCGCGACCACGACGCGGAGAACGAGACGACGAACGACGCCGACGAGCACGAAGAGCGCGAGGAGCAGTCGGCCGAAGACGAAACGCTTCGGTGCCCCGAGTGCGGTTCGACCGACCTACAGACCAACGATGAGCGCGGTGAAACGGTCTGTGGCGACTGCGGCCTCGTCGTCGACGAGGATTCGATCGACCGCGGGCCGGAGTGGCGCGCCTTCGACAGCGCCGAGCGGGACAAGAAGTCCCGCGTCGGCGCGCCGACGACGAACCTGATGCACGACAAGGGGCTGTCGACGAACATCGGCTGGCAGAACAAAGACGCCTACGGCAACTCGCTGTCGTCGACGCAGCGACAGAAGATGCAGCGGCTGCGCACGTGGAACGAGCGCTTCCGCACCCGAGACTCGAAGGAGCGCAACCTCAAGCAGGCGCTCGGCGAGATCGACCGGATGGCGTCCGCGCTCGGTCTCCCCGACAACGTCCGCGAGACCGCCTCAGTCATCTACCGCCGCGCACTCGACGAGGACCTCCTCCCCGGCCGCTCCATCGAGGGAATCGCCACCGCGTCGCTGCACGCGGCCGCCCGGATGGCGCAGGTCCCCCGGAGCATCGACGAGGTCGCGCGCGTCTCCCGCGTCGAAGAAGACGAGTTCGAGCGGGCGTACCGGTACGTCGTCCGCGAGCTTTCCCTAGAAATTCAGCCTGCGGACCCCACCGAGTACGTCCCGCGGTTCGCGTCGGACTTGGAGATCCCCAAGGAGACCGAGCGAACGGCGCGAGAGCTGCTCGAAAACGCCAAACAGAAGAACGTCCACTCGGGGAAGTCGCCGGTCGGACTCGCGGCGGCGGCCCTGTACGCTGCGGCGCAGTTGACCAACGTCGAGCTGACGCAGGCGGACGTCAGCGACGTGACCGACATCTCCGAGGTCACCATCCGCAACCGGTATCAGGAACTGCTCGAAGCGTGGGAGACGCCGCGCGGCGGGCGACAGCGGGCCGCCGAGGCCTGA
- a CDS encoding ATP-binding cassette domain-containing protein, with protein MSRPDGADAPLVEIEDLRVGFGETTVLDGVDASIDRGTFVGLVGPNGAGKTTLLRTINGALAPDAGGVTVEGRRVHDLSSKAASRLVATVPQDTAIAFEFDVRTVVEMGRNPHRSRFGGWSEADTEAVERAFEWTATEQFAERTVSTLSGGERQRVLLARALTQESPLLLLDEPTASLDINHQVRTLELVRTLVSRGKTAVAAIHDLNLAAQYCDELLLLADGKVAAFGPPESVLTESALGDAFGANAVVSRHPVTGSVYVTALPEGRRDAETERAGRVHVVGGGGTAARYLYVLDAAGYAVSAGALNEGDTDAEAARSLALDVVTVDPFAGVDDDTREAVERRVDAADCVLVADVEVGTGNLPNLRAATRADRVVLVEERPFAERNYVGDEARRVYESLRARAQVVEPSDVPSAVVDAVSDENAFPVKTRN; from the coding sequence GTGAGCCGACCGGACGGGGCTGACGCGCCGCTCGTCGAAATCGAGGACCTCCGGGTCGGCTTCGGTGAGACGACAGTCCTCGACGGCGTCGACGCTTCGATCGACCGGGGGACCTTCGTCGGCCTCGTCGGCCCGAACGGCGCGGGCAAGACGACGCTGCTCCGGACGATCAACGGCGCGCTCGCCCCCGACGCGGGAGGCGTCACGGTCGAGGGGCGGCGGGTTCACGACCTCTCGTCGAAAGCGGCGAGTCGGCTCGTCGCGACCGTCCCGCAGGACACCGCCATCGCCTTCGAGTTCGACGTCCGGACGGTCGTCGAGATGGGCCGGAACCCGCATCGCTCGCGCTTCGGCGGGTGGAGCGAGGCCGACACGGAGGCCGTCGAACGGGCGTTCGAGTGGACCGCCACCGAGCAGTTCGCCGAGCGCACGGTGTCGACGCTCTCCGGCGGGGAACGCCAGCGCGTCCTCCTCGCGCGCGCGCTGACACAGGAGAGCCCGCTACTGCTCCTCGACGAACCGACCGCCAGCCTCGACATCAACCACCAAGTCCGAACGCTCGAACTGGTCCGCACGCTCGTTTCGCGGGGGAAGACGGCCGTCGCGGCGATTCACGACCTGAACCTCGCGGCGCAGTACTGCGATGAACTCCTCTTACTCGCCGACGGCAAGGTCGCCGCGTTCGGCCCGCCGGAGTCGGTGTTGACCGAAAGCGCCCTCGGTGACGCCTTCGGCGCGAACGCCGTCGTCTCCCGGCACCCGGTGACCGGGTCGGTGTACGTGACCGCCCTTCCGGAAGGCCGCCGTGACGCGGAGACAGAACGCGCCGGGCGCGTCCACGTCGTCGGCGGCGGCGGGACCGCGGCCAGATACCTCTACGTCCTCGACGCCGCGGGCTATGCGGTGTCCGCCGGGGCGCTGAACGAGGGCGACACCGACGCGGAGGCGGCCCGGAGCCTCGCGCTCGACGTCGTGACAGTCGATCCGTTCGCGGGCGTCGACGACGACACCCGCGAGGCTGTCGAGCGACGAGTCGACGCAGCCGATTGCGTCCTCGTCGCCGACGTGGAGGTCGGGACGGGGAACCTTCCGAACCTCCGCGCGGCGACCCGCGCCGATCGCGTCGTCCTCGTCGAGGAGCGGCCGTTCGCCGAGCGGAACTACGTGGGAGACGAAGCGAGGCGCGTCTACGAGTCGCTCCGAGCGCGGGCGCAGGTGGTCGAACCATCGGATGTTCCCAGTGCTGTCGTCGACGCCGTTTCCGATGAAAACGCCTTCCCGGTGAAAACCCGAAATTAG